The following coding sequences are from one Candidatus Methylomirabilota bacterium window:
- a CDS encoding carbohydrate ABC transporter permease translates to MSDKALRVWGGRLVTLLTIAGIGLTLLPYFWMLSSSLKTGSEVFELPVRWLPREPQWSNYPDALSRGAFAVYFFNSAVVALAVMAGNLLFCSLAGYGLAKFRFPYREVSFRLILSTLMLPLEIVLVPTFLVVRGLGLVNSYGGLIVPLAVDAFGIFLMRQYIKDLPDSLIEAARLDGCSERGIFWRVILPNCKPALGALALLTFRDNWDQFLWPLIVASRDTLKTFPLGLAQMEGIDSAAYHEIMAIAVIGMIPTALIFLCFQRAFVRGIAFSGLKE, encoded by the coding sequence ATGAGCGACAAGGCGCTGCGGGTCTGGGGCGGGCGCCTGGTGACGCTGCTGACCATCGCCGGCATCGGGCTGACGCTCCTGCCCTATTTCTGGATGCTGTCGTCCTCGCTGAAGACGGGCAGCGAGGTCTTCGAGCTGCCGGTGCGCTGGCTGCCCCGGGAGCCCCAGTGGTCGAACTACCCGGACGCGCTCTCGCGGGGCGCCTTCGCCGTGTACTTCTTCAACAGCGCGGTCGTCGCGCTGGCCGTGATGGCGGGAAATTTACTGTTCTGCAGTCTGGCCGGCTACGGCCTCGCCAAGTTCCGGTTCCCCTATCGCGAGGTGTCGTTCCGCTTGATCCTGAGCACGCTCATGCTGCCCCTGGAGATCGTGCTGGTCCCCACGTTCCTGGTGGTCCGCGGGCTGGGCCTGGTGAACAGCTACGGCGGGCTCATCGTTCCGCTGGCCGTGGACGCCTTCGGAATCTTCCTCATGCGGCAGTACATCAAGGACCTGCCCGACTCCCTCATCGAGGCGGCCCGGCTCGACGGCTGCAGCGAACGCGGCATCTTCTGGCGCGTCATTCTGCCCAACTGCAAGCCCGCCCTGGGGGCCCTGGCCCTGCTGACCTTCCGGGACAACTGGGACCAGTTCCTGTGGCCCCTCATCGTCGCCTCCCGGGACACGCTCAAGACGTTCCCCCTCGGGCTGGCCCAGATGGAGGGCATCGATTCCGCCGCCTACCACGAAATCATGGCGATCGCGGTCATCGGCATGATCCCCACCGCGCTGATCTTCCTGTGCTTCCAGCGCGCCTTCGTCCGCGGCATCGCGTTCTCGGGGCTCAAGGAGTAG
- a CDS encoding sugar ABC transporter permease, with the protein MAWRRFSLHTRLAWAGFLFVFPALLHLIAFKLYPMLEAFRLSFYQYDLMSPPVFHGLENYRAVWNNPLFHQSFWVSFKYMFGVSIPEWFLALALALLLNRHLPGRALIRLAYFFPIAMSQIVVALVWKFMYNPLGVVNTLLGYVGIGRINWLTTEETALPALILIGIWRGIPLFGVIYLAGLQAIPREYHEAARVDGAGAWQSFRHVTIPLLTPTILFVMVMSLLSAMKVFLNPLVMTEGGPNGTTRVLPYFIYDTAFAYHRMGEAAAASMVLFAFAFALTLVQLRLLRRGGLE; encoded by the coding sequence CTCGCTGCACACCCGCCTGGCCTGGGCGGGCTTTCTGTTCGTGTTCCCGGCGCTGCTGCACCTGATCGCCTTCAAGCTCTACCCGATGCTCGAGGCGTTCCGGCTGAGCTTCTACCAGTACGACCTCATGAGTCCGCCGGTCTTCCACGGCCTCGAGAACTACCGCGCCGTGTGGAACAACCCGCTCTTCCACCAATCCTTCTGGGTATCGTTCAAGTACATGTTCGGGGTGTCCATCCCCGAGTGGTTCCTGGCGCTGGCGCTGGCCCTGCTCCTGAATCGTCACCTGCCCGGGCGCGCGCTGATCCGGCTGGCCTACTTCTTCCCGATCGCGATGTCGCAGATCGTGGTCGCCCTGGTGTGGAAGTTCATGTACAACCCCCTCGGGGTGGTGAACACCCTGCTCGGCTACGTTGGCATCGGGCGCATCAACTGGCTCACGACCGAGGAGACGGCCCTGCCCGCGCTGATCCTCATCGGCATCTGGCGGGGCATCCCGCTCTTCGGGGTCATTTACCTGGCCGGGCTGCAGGCGATCCCCCGCGAGTACCACGAAGCGGCGCGCGTCGACGGCGCCGGAGCCTGGCAGAGCTTCCGGCACGTCACCATCCCGCTGCTCACTCCCACCATCCTGTTCGTGATGGTCATGTCGCTGCTGTCGGCGATGAAGGTCTTCCTCAATCCCCTGGTCATGACCGAGGGCGGCCCCAACGGGACCACCCGGGTGCTGCCGTACTTCATCTACGACACGGCGTTCGCGTACCACCGCATGGGGGAGGCCGCCGCCGCCTCCATGGTGCTGTTCGCTTTCGCGTTCGCGCTGACCCTGGTCCAGTTGCGCCTGCTGCGCCGCGGAGGGCTGGAATGA
- the pdhA gene encoding pyruvate dehydrogenase (acetyl-transferring) E1 component subunit alpha, giving the protein MPRKTLEPRFSVEFLSVLDADGNLDTTLEPDIAPERLQELYRAMLLGRRLDERMVRLQRQGRIGTFAPIKGQEASQMGSVFALRPTDWMVPSFRETAAMVWRGWPIEKLLLFFSGYVEGGQPAPDQHDLPVTIPVATQLPHAVGLAYAAQYRGDDVVVMAFFGDGATSEGDFHEALNFAGVWHVPVVFVCQNNQWAISVPLKKQTHSRTLAQKALAYGLPGIQVDGNDVLAVYAASREAVARARGGDGPTLIECVTYRLAMHTTADDPTKYRSEEEVREWERKDPLTRFAEHLKKRNLLPEGLEAEVDAEITAAVQRFEAVGPADPLSVFGHVYAELPAHLAAQRDDLAAWLQAARDPGQAEPEPPSPPMRGQRRTTRWQS; this is encoded by the coding sequence ATGCCGAGGAAAACGCTCGAGCCTCGCTTCTCCGTGGAGTTCCTGTCGGTCCTCGACGCCGACGGTAATCTCGACACGACGCTGGAGCCGGACATCGCGCCGGAGCGGCTGCAGGAGCTGTACCGCGCGATGCTGCTGGGCCGCCGGCTCGACGAGCGGATGGTGCGGCTGCAGCGGCAGGGCCGGATCGGCACGTTCGCGCCCATCAAGGGCCAGGAGGCCTCCCAGATGGGGAGCGTGTTCGCGCTCCGCCCCACGGACTGGATGGTGCCGTCCTTCCGGGAGACGGCGGCCATGGTGTGGCGCGGCTGGCCGATCGAGAAGCTCCTGCTGTTCTTCTCCGGGTACGTCGAAGGCGGACAGCCGGCGCCCGATCAGCACGACCTGCCCGTCACCATCCCGGTGGCGACCCAGCTGCCTCACGCGGTCGGCCTGGCGTATGCCGCCCAGTACCGGGGCGACGACGTGGTGGTCATGGCCTTCTTCGGCGACGGCGCCACGTCCGAGGGGGACTTCCACGAAGCTTTGAACTTCGCGGGCGTCTGGCACGTCCCCGTCGTCTTCGTGTGCCAGAACAACCAGTGGGCCATCTCGGTCCCCCTCAAGAAGCAGACGCACTCCCGCACGCTGGCCCAGAAGGCGCTGGCCTACGGGCTGCCCGGCATCCAGGTCGACGGCAACGACGTGCTCGCGGTGTACGCGGCCAGCCGGGAGGCGGTCGCCCGGGCTCGCGGCGGCGACGGGCCGACCCTGATCGAGTGCGTGACCTACCGCCTGGCCATGCACACGACGGCCGACGACCCCACCAAGTACCGCTCGGAGGAGGAGGTGCGGGAGTGGGAGCGGAAGGACCCGCTCACTCGCTTCGCCGAGCACCTCAAGAAGCGGAACCTGTTGCCGGAGGGGTTGGAGGCGGAAGTCGACGCCGAGATCACCGCGGCCGTCCAGCGCTTCGAGGCCGTCGGCCCCGCGGATCCGCTCAGCGTGTTCGGCCACGTCTACGCGGAGTTGCCCGCCCACCTCGCCGCCCAGCGCGACGATCTGGCCGCCTGGCTGCAGGCGGCGCGCGATCCGGGCCAGGCGGAACCCGAACCTCCCTCGCCTCCCATGCGGGGGCAGCGCAGGACGACCCGATGGCAAAGCTGA